Genomic DNA from Entelurus aequoreus isolate RoL-2023_Sb linkage group LG25, RoL_Eaeq_v1.1, whole genome shotgun sequence:
catacatatatatatatatacatacatacatatatatatatatatatatatatatatatattatatatatatataatatatatatatatatatacatatatatatatatactgtatatatatatatatatatatatatatatatatatatatacacacacacacacacatatatatatatatatatatatatatatatatatataatatatatatatatatatatgtatatatatatgtatgtatatatgtatgtattatatatatatatatatatatatatatatatatatatatatatatatatatatatatacatatatacatatatatatatatatatatatatactatatatatatatatatatatatatatatatatatattatatatatatatatatatatatatatatatatatatatatatacacacgatatatacatatacaatacaaCAACAGCAGTTCtaaattgccttgtgtacgaattgtaCTCTATAAATAAAATTGCCTACCATGTCTGCCAAGTTCTGGACGTTTCTACTCACGGGGCGCTAAAGCGCCATAAAAGACGCCAGCAGAAGACACATCATCCTGACGTAAATATAGCCAAACAAAGGCACCTGCTACATCCATAAAGTTGCTTTGTAAATCACATCATTGTGTCGCACAATTTTGCGGCCAGCTGCTTTGCATTTTATCCCGATGCTAAATTACACCGAAAGTGTTGCCGGTGTGAACTGCTGACACGCAAACAAAGACCGGCGTCACtctgtgtgtatgtaaatgtacaACACTGTAGAGTGAGagagatagaaaaaaaaaaatattacaaatttgttccattttgtggtCAAAATGTAACTGCTGCACATTTCACGCCAGTGGGAACAAATCCCAGCTGCGCTCTTATCAGCTGACTGCACGGCGTGCATGTGCAAAGATTTATAGGATCCATTGGGTGTTTTCCTTCACGCATGCGTGCTTGGTGTTTTGGGACAACAAGGAGGACAAACGGAGTCAGGTAAGACGAGGAGTGCCGGTCACAGGACGGTTCTGAGTGTGTGCAGACGTGACCCTGTCCTTACCTGAGAACCACTTAACTTTTCGAGTGGACTTTCCACACAGGGGCAGCGTCACCATGGGCATGCCCAGCGTTGGACTCTGGGCGCTGGGGTCGTGGTGCAGGGAGGCCTGGCTGCAACTGTTGGAAGTTGTTAATCACACATGTCACCTGGAGGAAAGAAGCACAGAGGAGTTGCAAGGTGAGAAAGTCGATGGATTCTCCGACTTTTTCTGATTTCAAAACGACtgtaggggtgtccaaaaaaaaaaaaaaaaattctaattgatCGCGATTgttatttgtaatatatatatatattgctaaattatatatatatatgtatatatattatatatatatatatactatatatatatatatatatatatatatatatatatatatatatatatatatatattaatatattaatctatatatatatatatatatatatatatattatatattaatatatatatatatattatatataatatatatatatatatatatatatatatatatatatatatatatattatatatatatatatatatatatatatatatatatatacgttagggtcaggaaaaaacaaagaggctatttcatccctacaagcctgtttcttcAGGGCATTTTCCCTGAAGgctccctgaagagcagggaaaagtgcaaaacaggcttgtagggatgaaatagcatctgtgttttttcctgacctagcgtatattccgctctaccccggtattgagcaccttTTGACGGAtagaccacagaaaccttgactaatatatatatatataatatatatatatatatatatatatatataatatatatatatatatatatatatatatatatatatataatatatataattatatacacacaaaacaaatatatacatatatatgtctatatctatatatacttcatatatatatatatatatatatatatatataatatatatatatatatatatatatattatatatatatatatatatatatatatatatatatatattatatatatattatatatatacacacacatatatatatatatataatatatatatatattaatatatatatatatatatattaatatatatatatatactgctatatatatatatatatacatatatatgtatgtattagagatgtccgataatatggggactgccgatattatcggacgataaatgctttaaaatgtaatatcgggaaattatcgctatcggttttaaaaattattggtatcggtttcaaaaagtgaaatttatgactttttaaaacgccgctgtgtacacggacgtagggaggagtacagagcgccaaataaaccttaaaggcactgcctttgcgtgccggcccaataataataatactaataaataatggattagatttatatagcgcttttctagacactctaaGCGCTTCACAAAGAAAATGAGaaccccatcattcatttttacaactcattcattcatcacataatatctacagcttttcacacacacaagtgaatgcaaggcatatttggtcaacagccatgcaggtcacactaaaggtgaccgtataaacaactttaacactgttacaaatatgcgccacactgagaacccacaccaaacaagaatgacaaacacatttcgggagagaacatccgcaccgtaacacaacacaaacacaacagaacaaatacccagaagcccttgcagcactaactcttccgggacgctacaatataccacccccctccccgctacccccccacacacacacctcaacccccccccccccccccaaccccgcccaccttaacctcctaatgctctctcagggagagtatgtcacaaattccaagctgctgttttgaggcatgtttaaaaaataatgcactttgtgacttcaataataaatatggcagtgccatgttgcatttttttccataacttgagttgatttattttggaaaaccttgttacattgtttaatgcatccagcggggcatcacaacaaaattaggcataatatgtgtttaattccacgactgtatatatcggtatcggttggtatcggaatcggtaattaagagttggacaatatcggaatatcggatatcggcaaaaaagccattatcggacatccctagtatatatacatatatacatacatatatatacatatacatatatacaaatatatacatataaatatatatatatatatatatatatatatatatatatatatatatatatatatattatatatatatatatatatatatatatatatatatatatacaaacaaatatatacatacataggtctatatctatatatactctttatctatatacacacacacacacacacatatatatatatatatatatatatatatatatatatatatatatatatatatatatatatatatatatcaatatttacactaccgttcaaaagtttggggtcacacaaacaattttgtggaatagccttcatttctgagaacaagaatagactgtcaagtttcagatgaaagttctctttttctggccatttccattttgagcctttaattgaccccacaaatgtgatgctccagaaactcaatctgctcaaaggaaggtcagttttgtagcttctgtaacgagctaaactgttttcagatgtgtgaacatgattgcacaagggttttctaatcatcaattagccttctgagccaatgagcaaacacattgtaccattagaacactggagtgatagttgctggaaatgggcctctatacacctatgtggatattgcaccaaaaaccagacatttgcagctagaattgtcAAGACTTGATTCTTGGGTTGTGttcctccggaaggcaaaggaaaattggcgcgtgcaagacgtgaatttaaatacatgatttaattttaactaataaaaaaaaggaataaacaaaaaggcgCTCATagtggaggtaaaaaacttgactaggaaaacaaaaggcgcgcacaaaggcggaaatacaaaacttggtaataaacacaaaacttgcataaatgcagaaactatgaacaattaaacaaaaacactcactgtggcataaatgaacaaaacttacttggcaaagaactgtgacatgacatgaagcagagggctgaaatagtgtgaggacgccaggacgaacaacagaaacagacagattgaaatagtgacgtgatcagtgaaaacaggtgcgtgacaagacaggtgaacaggtgcgtgacatgacaatgtgaaccaggtgaaactaatggttgctatggtgacaaataaaagtgcacaaaaagtccaaaaccaaatcccaacatgactaaaacaaaacataatcacagacatgacaagaatagtcatttaccacattagcaatgtatagagtgtatttctttaaagttaagactagtttaatgttatcttcattgaaaataaggacatttcaatgtgaccccaaacttttgaacggtagtgtatatatatatatatatatatatatatatatatatatatatatatatatatatatatatatatatatatatatatatatatatatatatataccgtaatttccggactataagccgctactttttcccctcgttctggtccctgcggcttatacaagggtgcggcttatttacggcctgttcttctccgacaccgacgaagaggatttcggtggttttagtacgcaggaggaagacgatgacacaatgattaaagactgacttttcatataccggtaggctggttattttgataacgtacaggtgagcactttgtattactttgcaccgttgtattatttgtactctgcacgaatgctgttcgccatgtcaaagatgtgaaagtttgattgaatgattgaaagatttattgttaataaatgggacgctttgcgttcccaaacagtcatctctgtcccgacaatcccctccgtggtagcaggaacccctatatactacggtaattacacatcaaaaccctgcggcttatagtcgggtgcggcttatatatggagcaatctgtatgttcccctaaatttagctggtgcggcttatagtccggaaattacggtatatacaaacaaatatatacatatataggtctatatctatatatactctttatctatatacacacacatatatatatatatatatatatatatatatatatatatatatatatatatatatatatatatatatatatatatatatatatatatatatatatatatatatatatatatatatatatatatatatatttatatattttctaaACAGTTAACATTTCTCAACACATTTGAACACGCACAAAAGGGCAGAGATTTGGAACCTTTGAGTATCAGTGTAGATTCCCTGGTAATGGGAATTGGCATACCATTGACATCAAATGTCAAATGTCAATGGTGTCCTAGCAAATATTTGCTACTCACCAAAAACACAGCGATAGCTCCCCCTGTGAAGGAACCGGCCAAGACATCGGCCCAGTGGTTGCGGTATTCAGCCACCCGGACCACGCCTACGATCATGGCCAGACAGAGCAGGGTGAAGCTGATGGTGGGCTTTGTCAGGCGTGTACCTTTGGTCTTGAACATCAGCGTCACGTACATCTGAAGAAAGGCATGTAGGAGACAACAGTAGGGAACAACAGTCTGACACCCAGTAAACCAGGCAATCATCTTTGACAAAAGGTACCATACGTTCCTCTCAGCTAAAGGTTAAAGTGAAATACACATTTCCTGTCCTGCCAAGACGAATGACTGTTGAATCTCACCGAAAGGGTCAAATGAAAAACATCATCTCTGGCCGAGCGGGTGAGATTGATAGCATGAGTCTTGCGGTTCTCTACGGAAACACCGCCGCCGACGTGCATCAACCTACCACTGTGTACACCGCTGAGTAGACGCTGAGCGCCGCGTCCTTAGACGGGAAGGATTTACGTGCAGACATGACCACGAGGGGGTTGCCGGTGCAGGCGCGGCGTTCTGTGATGTACTGCATGTTGGACTGGCAGCCCAGCGCCGTGTAGTTGGGTCGGCATGCTGAGAGGAAGTGCGGCGTCTGGTTTCCTGTCACCACCTGGCCGGCATTGGCGAAGATGGTCGTGGTAAACAGGCCAAAGGCGTAGACACCTGGGAACAGATGagtataggtcaggggtgtccaaactttttccactgaaaaatcaaagcaagcagatttcttgtcccggcaagaaatctgcgttcaaagaactccggcttattagtgattcccagagcccaaaaaaagtctgcgggctatagaagcgttttctattcgggctccaatactatggaatgccctcccggtaaaagttagagatgctacctcagtagaagcatttaagtctcatcttaaaactcatttgtatactctagcctttaaatagactccctttttagaccagttgatctgccgtttcttttctactctgctcccaacacggggtggaccgctagcctgtccatcggatggggacatctctacgctgctgacccgtctccgctcgggatggttcctgctggccccactatggactggactttcgctgatgtgttggactttcacaatattatgtcagacccactcgacatccattgctttcggtctcccctaaagggggggggggttacccacatatgcggtcctctccaaggtttctcatagtcattcacattgacgtcccactggggtgagttttccttgcccgtatgtgggctctgtaccgaggatgtcgttgtggcttgtacagccctttgagacacttgtgatttagggctatacaaataaacattgattgattgattgattgattttgatatttttttattttaaaaatcaatacaatacatgtataaaaaatatacatttaggcctccactcaggcttgatcccagggaccccaaagggttttggttaaaaaaatataaaaaatgtgtcattattcagtaatattatttttattattattcaagttttaaatctctagatcaatattaggtctatctgtcaatataacgtttttaaagatttaagtcctatgctctttttgtcaaagaaaaccctgtttttttatggaaaaaacacaaaatatgcaatatttttaagtggaatattttagattatataataatttgagccttaaaaagttcaataactcataacaccattgattttaattcattattattttttgaacgatgacacttaaaaacaaatcacacacaaattattggggaaccaaaagggtcctactcattaaagtgttcaaaaataaattataatttttttttactgtttacttttaacacaataatctcgagatcaacttcagatctatccgtcaattatacgttttattgttgtttatgttttttgtttgttcgttttaggaccttctttaaaaaaaaaaacagctcaatattttatatggcaaacacaaaatatgcaacattttccacaaacatatctcaaagtgcaatatttaatgtgacataattggagccttggataggtcaataattcataataacattgattttgattcattattatttttaaaagaaagaaacagcctgcatggcagctttgtgttattagagtaaataatgtaacattttcttgttacatttcacctgttcgctcttttataccacattttatgtttttaattttttaaatcatattttaaaatgggccgtggggccgttaaaaaatgacctgcgggccgcaaatggtccccgggccgcactttggacacccctggtataggtgGTGCATCGTATAAATAAGTTTGCATGTactgtaggaaggggattcatatggccgctTTCCTCGCGgtctacctgacacatgaaacgtcacAAATTTggagggtgcactatccactttagccgccagatggcagtggaGTGTTGAGTAGGGCTGTGGatttttgggcaccacacgattcgattttggggggtaacaattcgattctgaatcaattctcgtttcaaaatcaatacttttttaataacattttgtgggggggcgtggcctgcggacctgcagcgaagcggggtgtgccaggaccggctttgagatcagcgacaggtgcgtagatggcccagctgGGCGCgtatatctaatcacctgtcgctctgttaaaggcagcagccgggaaggagaggggagATGGTGGAGAACGAGCACGAGCGAGAGGGAGAGGGAGACCGAGACTTTgcaaattgctgaaaagcacaagaAGACTTTGCACAAccctaaaaataaaacattgttgtaCCATGGAAGAGCCTGGCATGTCGGGGATGGTCGTCCAAAGAACCCGGAGGTGCAAGACCTCCACACATTGGTTGCTAGTTCTATCATTgagtacattcctccataaaatagataaatagctgtgataaatgtctatattacttaaaagaaaattggttttgtttaccaaaatataatataaaatataaataagagaagtatccaactttTGTCTTTtccaaagtaaatatgtacagcagatatgatcatctatatcaacaatatgattggtctgactggctggacaggaccaattaaaaaaataaaaatacatttttgattttttttaatcaattagtaAGAATCACGGTTGTTTCGACAATCGATTTTATTTGACACCCCTAGTGTTAAGTATCTAAAAATGACAATTCTACCTTTGACCAGTGTCACTTGCTATtgtatgtagagtggcactttccaaaaTTTTTCAGCTGATGAAATTACAAAATGATTAAACCCCCCTTCTCTCACGTAAGATGCACCCaggtagggttgtacgatataccggtattagtatagtactactaatgaataattttatgTACTATACCACTTCTGAAGCGTACCGGTCCCGCATCCCCCCCTCCGCGCACGTGTCGAAGtcccgtcgtgacattgctggttttacgagcatgttcggcagcacacacacacggagtacttacaagcagacacagtgtgtagacagaaaagggagaatggacgcattttgaccTAAAAACTTACGATAACGGTGAAGTTGTAAAACTGAAACgccttcaggaagaggtgctttaagacatggctagctagctagcggctaacgtccatccgccgtctgcagtgttttagctacttctaaatcactaatcctggtctccatggcgacaaataaagtacgtttcttacgagGATTAACCCTGcatgacgaggaatagctaaacatgcttcactacacaccgtagctcgccggcgttacaatgtaaacaaacgccatgggtggatctacacctgacatccactgtatcgatatcaagtacaggcacgtatctagtcgatactactatgattacttcgatattttttggcatcacaacatcatctttcgtttattttaaatgtatattatgtttataaactcaggatatatgtccctggacacaagaggactttaaatatgaccaatgtatgatcctgtaactacttggtatcggattgatacctacatttgtggtatcatccaaaactaatgtaaagtatcaaacaacagaagaataagtgattattacattttaacagaagtgtagatagaacatgttgaaacagagagtaagcagatattaacaagtaaattttgtccttcataatgttgacaaaataatagaatgataaatgacacaatatgttactgcatacgtcagcagactaattaggagcctttgtttgtttacttactactaaaaaacaagttgtctagtatgttcactattttatttaaggacttaactgcaataacaaacatatgtttaatgtaccctaagattttttgttaaaataaagccaataatgccatttttttgtggtcccctttatttagaaacgtaccgaaaagtaccgaaaagtatcgaaataattttagtaccggtaccaaaatattggtatcgttacaacactagtatgacgtcacatccgcttttctcCTTGGCGGCTCGactcacacgatggtcaagcagcttgagcgtagctttaaaacaagtgagagtgagtgtcgagtttgatcagaaaatgctgtattgctattctgttcttgggtgttctaaTAGAGGGATAGGAAATCATTTTCATAGAGTCCTGAAATAaatggttcataaaggtaataaaagtcaggaaaaaaaatgtaatatcactTTCattatcttgtggaatacaaacGGAGCGCTCGTGTCTGCagggatcactttgtaaaatgtttgaacatttgatttgtttgagaacatTTCCTTGATCcaatcaagtttattctctactatattagtagtgtttgagagcagaactaaacgtaaagaaaggacaaaaTATGCCAttattttttgttcttttttggtTGCTATTCCTAAATATAACAAGAAGACCTGCTTGTGCGAATAAACTAgcatcatgttaagtcctagtaataaatattgtgattgttggtccaatccaccataTTGGTATTGTCCATTTTCATTAAAGaaacttagttgttgttgtgcaggaaagccaagcgCTTTATTTTTGATATGAATGACCACATTATAACGTATTgagtgatatttgttagcatcaagaaaatatcctttatAGCATCAATAAATCTCGTAGGTTCAACATTATATACTGAAtattgatatcgctagcaaacaatGCAGAACAACAGGGGCATATACagttaaataatgagacaaaaaaccataaaaacaactgcagacatgaattgtagatgagactaatatttgtagcaggaaatcaac
This window encodes:
- the LOC133642376 gene encoding LOW QUALITY PROTEIN: phospholipid phosphatase-related protein type 5-like (The sequence of the model RefSeq protein was modified relative to this genomic sequence to represent the inferred CDS: deleted 2 bases in 2 codons), whose translation is MFYFQLVIMAGTVLLAYYFEYTDTFPVHIQGFFCYDKTFSKPYPGPDNTSKIPPVLIFSLVSAIPTLTILVGELCAFFTKTEGTQEKTIVTADCCYFNPLLRRVIRFLGVYAFGLFTTTIFANAGQVVTGNQTPHFLSACRPNYTALGCQSNMQYITERRACTGNPLVVMSARKSFPSKDAALSVYSAVYTVMYVTLMFKTKGTRLTKPTISFTLLCLAMIVGVVRVAEYRNHWADVLAGSFTGGAIAVFLVTCVINNFQQLQPGLPAPRPQRPESTLGMPMVTLPCVESPLEKPRGGLRSARSHDHQPRRFPAQPDVLTLSRSISSEV